In a single window of the Acidimicrobiia bacterium genome:
- a CDS encoding VOC family protein → MPRSLHHAALCVRDLDASLRFYRDGLGLEVLMDERFDGDWPALFSARTRVLHSVFLGEPSAPNAGIVELVEFDGGVDDRSEPDRPARGFFLLSFFVDLDATLSRLARLGLGGRPRRIEQPGGHGTVGMATVHDPDLVRVELIESGPTRI, encoded by the coding sequence GTGCCCCGATCGCTGCATCACGCCGCGCTCTGCGTGCGTGACCTCGACGCCAGCCTGCGCTTCTACCGCGACGGGCTCGGGCTCGAGGTCCTCATGGACGAGCGTTTCGACGGCGACTGGCCCGCCCTCTTCAGTGCCCGCACGCGCGTGCTGCACTCGGTGTTTCTGGGCGAGCCCTCCGCACCGAACGCAGGGATCGTCGAGCTCGTCGAGTTCGACGGCGGCGTCGACGATCGATCCGAGCCGGACCGGCCGGCCCGCGGCTTCTTCCTGCTGTCGTTCTTCGTCGACCTCGACGCCACGCTCAGCCGGCTCGCGCGTCTCGGCCTCGGCGGCCGCCCGCGGCGCATCGAGCAGCCGGGCGGGCACGGGACGGTCGGCATGGCGACCGTCCACGACCCCGATCTGGTGCGGGTGGAGCTGATCGAGTCCGGCCCAACCCGGATCTAG
- a CDS encoding SDR family NAD(P)-dependent oxidoreductase, which produces MLHPEVSTDDARAMHRVDGRVIIVTGSGQGVGRGMAHHLAKAGATVVVADYQQEKGRRTRDELTALGAHAIDVDVDIRDAASVDALVARVVAELGRVDGIINNAQTFRPNAPMAEVDADDVDVFYRSGVLGTLRAMQAVYPHMRAAGWGRIVNFASSMGRVGGEGFGAYNASKEAIRALTRTAAREWGRDGIVVNAIAPAAAPPRAVGSPHYEAFMEACPMGRNGDPELDIAPVALFLCSDACRYLTGQTFMVDGGTYLWS; this is translated from the coding sequence GTGCTCCACCCCGAGGTGTCGACCGACGACGCCCGCGCCATGCACCGCGTCGACGGCCGGGTCATCATCGTGACGGGCTCGGGTCAGGGTGTCGGTCGGGGCATGGCCCATCACCTGGCGAAGGCCGGCGCGACGGTCGTAGTCGCCGACTACCAGCAGGAGAAGGGCCGACGAACCCGCGACGAGCTGACGGCGCTCGGTGCCCACGCGATCGACGTCGACGTCGACATCCGTGATGCCGCGTCCGTCGACGCCCTGGTGGCGCGGGTCGTCGCCGAGCTCGGGCGGGTCGACGGCATCATCAACAACGCGCAGACCTTCCGCCCGAATGCCCCGATGGCCGAGGTCGACGCCGACGACGTCGACGTCTTCTACCGCTCCGGGGTCCTCGGCACGCTTCGGGCGATGCAGGCGGTCTACCCCCACATGCGGGCCGCCGGCTGGGGCCGCATCGTGAACTTCGCGTCGTCGATGGGGCGCGTGGGCGGCGAGGGCTTCGGTGCCTACAACGCGTCGAAGGAGGCCATCCGGGCCCTCACTCGGACGGCGGCCCGCGAGTGGGGTCGGGACGGCATCGTGGTGAACGCCATCGCCCCGGCCGCGGCCCCGCCCCGGGCCGTCGGCTCGCCGCACTACGAGGCGTTCATGGAGGCGTGCCCGATGGGCCGCAACGGGGACCCCGAGCTCGACATCGCGCCGGTGGCCTTGTTCCTCTGCTCGGACGCCTGCCGCTACCTGACCGGCCAGACCTTCATGGTCGACGGCGGCACCTACCTCTGGTCGTAG
- a CDS encoding thioesterase family protein, giving the protein MATPARGRDADWRNPWPVQGVRRGDPEPSPGVTTLHVDGFAVAFDVEPLEADRDEYQDHLNNTAVVRMFNELRIAFVAARFAPRWPRYVRREGLTVVVRELHVLYESEGWMQERYVGATRVAQRRDKAAVVEQRLVEAVTARPLARAWVLQLLVGADGRVTGWPDFFWDVVMDVQGAPVHTVPDPTRPRWGPPP; this is encoded by the coding sequence GTGGCGACACCGGCACGAGGTCGCGACGCCGACTGGCGCAACCCGTGGCCGGTGCAGGGGGTGCGTCGTGGCGATCCCGAGCCGTCGCCGGGCGTGACGACGCTCCACGTCGACGGTTTCGCGGTCGCGTTCGACGTCGAGCCGCTCGAGGCCGACCGCGACGAGTACCAGGACCACCTCAACAACACGGCCGTCGTCCGCATGTTCAACGAGCTGCGGATCGCATTCGTCGCGGCGCGGTTCGCTCCCCGCTGGCCCCGCTACGTCCGCCGCGAGGGCCTCACCGTGGTCGTGCGCGAGCTGCACGTGCTCTACGAGAGCGAGGGTTGGATGCAGGAGCGCTACGTCGGCGCCACCCGGGTCGCCCAGCGCCGGGACAAGGCCGCCGTCGTCGAGCAGCGCCTCGTCGAGGCCGTCACGGCCCGGCCCCTGGCCCGGGCGTGGGTGCTCCAGCTGCTCGTGGGAGCCGACGGGCGGGTGACGGGCTGGCCCGACTTCTTCTGGGACGTGGTGATGGACGTGCAAGGCGCGCCGGTGCACACCGTCCCGGACCCGACCCGCCCTCGCTGGGGGCCGCCGCCTTGA
- a CDS encoding sugar phosphate isomerase/epimerase has translation MHPRVSLSAISTFSWSLDDDLAFYETAGITAVGASLAKLEVAGIEAGARRLLDAGLRVTNLIGVGPFVLSDRSQWGRQRDRVRRALDAAEAVRAECLILTTGPAGSLSWEDAAEALAAALGPLLDDARARQIPVGLEHTNSLRVDIGFVHTLRDALDLARRLGIGVCAELNACWAERGLGATIRDGVAEFRIVQVSDYAIGTLSTPNRLVPGDGDIPLDRIVGQLLAAGYRGVFDLELIGPRIDEEGYADASRRAISWLGDLLDTLEA, from the coding sequence ATGCACCCGCGCGTCTCGCTCAGCGCCATCTCCACGTTCTCGTGGAGCCTTGACGACGACCTCGCCTTCTACGAGACCGCCGGCATCACGGCGGTCGGCGCCTCGCTCGCGAAGCTCGAGGTGGCCGGGATCGAGGCCGGGGCACGCCGGCTGCTGGACGCCGGGCTGCGCGTCACCAACCTGATCGGCGTCGGCCCGTTCGTCCTCAGCGACCGGTCCCAATGGGGTCGCCAGCGGGACCGGGTGCGTCGCGCGCTCGACGCCGCCGAGGCAGTGCGGGCGGAGTGCCTGATCCTCACCACCGGACCCGCGGGGTCGCTGTCGTGGGAGGACGCCGCCGAGGCGCTGGCGGCCGCGCTCGGCCCGCTGCTCGACGACGCGCGCGCCCGGCAGATCCCCGTCGGTCTCGAGCACACGAACTCGCTGCGGGTGGACATCGGCTTCGTGCACACCCTTCGTGACGCGCTGGACCTGGCCCGCCGGCTGGGGATCGGCGTTTGCGCCGAGCTGAACGCCTGCTGGGCCGAGCGGGGCCTTGGCGCCACGATCCGCGACGGCGTCGCCGAGTTCAGGATCGTCCAAGTCAGCGACTACGCCATCGGCACCCTGTCGACCCCGAACCGGCTCGTCCCCGGCGACGGGGACATCCCGCTCGACCGGATCGTCGGGCAGCTGCTCGCGGCCGGCTACCGGGGCGTGTTCGACCTCGAGCTCATCGGCCCGCGGATCGACGAGGAGGGTTACGCCGACGCGTCGAGGCGCGCCATCAGCTGGCTCGGCGACCTGCTCGACACGCTCGAGGCCTGA
- a CDS encoding SDR family oxidoreductase, which yields MRLAGETALVTGSTAGIGKAIALEFGGQGARVCVHGRDAGRGGAVVDEIVGGGGEAVFVAADLGTEDACRHLVTAAAARWDHLTVLVNNAVASPDGHDASVGDLDTKYWEYALRVNLTAPMWLCRAAIPHLVGAGHGSIVNVSSRQAERPSPGLAAYAASKGGLNALTRSLAVEYARQGIRCNTISPGYVINERRDAQLAPERRRRLEAMHLTRLGEARDVAWAAVYLASRESELLTGINLQLDGGSSIARAASLG from the coding sequence GTGCGCCTCGCTGGGGAGACCGCCCTCGTCACCGGCTCCACCGCCGGGATCGGGAAGGCGATCGCGCTCGAGTTCGGGGGGCAGGGCGCACGGGTCTGCGTCCACGGCCGAGACGCCGGCCGGGGCGGCGCGGTCGTCGACGAGATCGTGGGCGGTGGCGGCGAGGCGGTGTTCGTCGCCGCGGACCTCGGCACTGAGGACGCGTGCCGACACCTCGTGACCGCCGCCGCGGCGCGCTGGGACCACCTGACGGTGCTCGTCAACAACGCGGTGGCGAGCCCCGACGGCCACGACGCGAGCGTCGGCGACCTCGACACCAAGTACTGGGAGTACGCGCTGCGCGTCAACCTCACCGCGCCGATGTGGCTGTGCCGGGCGGCGATCCCCCACCTGGTCGGCGCCGGCCACGGCTCGATCGTGAACGTCTCGTCGCGGCAGGCCGAGCGGCCGAGCCCGGGGCTCGCCGCCTACGCCGCCAGCAAGGGCGGCCTGAACGCCCTGACCCGGTCGCTCGCCGTCGAGTACGCACGCCAGGGCATCCGGTGCAACACGATCAGCCCCGGCTACGTGATCAACGAGCGTCGGGACGCGCAGCTGGCGCCGGAGCGGCGGCGACGGCTCGAGGCGATGCACCTCACCCGGCTCGGCGAGGCGCGTGATGTCGCCTGGGCCGCGGTCTACCTGGCCAGCCGAGAATCGGAGCTGCTGACCGGGATCAACCTCCAGCTCGACGGCGGGAGCAGCATCGCCCGGGCGGCTTCGCTCGGATGA
- a CDS encoding cation diffusion facilitator family transporter, translating into MRTVSDSRARRALWIALGANAGLLAAELLGGFAFASLALLADAAHLATDVVGLAVALVAQTLVTRPASDRRTFGLRRAEALGAQANALLVLGAAVWIAVEAVGRLGTGHEVDGAGVVAVAAVALALNGVSAAVLAGVAGRRLNLRAALVHLLADVGSSFAVLIAGVGVLVFAADWLDPVASLAIAALVVWSIWGLLRDTTNVLLEAAPRDLVVGDVEHALAAAPGVEAVHHLHVWEVASDLPALSAHVVLSGAPTLHDAQARGDELKTMLAGRFGIAHATLELECHECDTPDH; encoded by the coding sequence GTGCGCACGGTCAGCGACTCGAGGGCCCGGCGTGCGCTGTGGATCGCGCTCGGCGCCAACGCCGGGCTGCTCGCGGCGGAGCTCCTCGGCGGGTTCGCCTTCGCGTCCTTGGCCCTGCTGGCGGACGCCGCCCACCTCGCGACCGACGTAGTCGGGCTCGCGGTGGCGCTCGTGGCGCAGACCCTCGTGACGCGACCGGCGTCGGACCGCCGGACCTTCGGGCTCCGTCGGGCCGAGGCACTCGGAGCCCAGGCCAACGCGCTCCTGGTGCTCGGCGCGGCGGTCTGGATCGCGGTGGAGGCGGTCGGTCGCCTCGGCACGGGCCACGAGGTCGACGGGGCGGGCGTCGTCGCGGTGGCGGCGGTGGCGTTGGCGCTGAACGGCGTCAGCGCGGCCGTCCTCGCCGGGGTCGCGGGTCGGCGGCTCAACCTGCGCGCCGCGCTCGTGCACTTGCTCGCCGACGTGGGCAGCTCGTTCGCGGTCCTCATCGCCGGCGTCGGGGTCTTGGTCTTCGCCGCCGACTGGCTGGACCCGGTGGCGTCACTGGCCATCGCGGCGCTCGTCGTCTGGTCGATCTGGGGGCTCCTGCGCGATACGACGAACGTGCTCCTCGAGGCGGCCCCGCGTGACTTGGTCGTCGGCGATGTCGAGCACGCTCTGGCTGCCGCGCCCGGCGTCGAGGCGGTGCACCACCTCCACGTGTGGGAAGTCGCGTCCGACTTGCCGGCGCTGTCGGCGCACGTGGTGCTGAGCGGCGCGCCGACCCTGCACGACGCCCAGGCGCGGGGCGACGAGCTGAAGACGATGCTTGCCGGTCGCTTCGGGATCGCGCACGCCACGCTCGAGCTCGAGTGTCACGAGTGCGACACTCCGGACCACTGA
- a CDS encoding sigma-70 family RNA polymerase sigma factor, which produces MDELTVLLLAARDGDRAALRSFVETSQPAVWRFVAHQVGVDEADDVTQDVYVRAWRALPAFRRDASARTWLLAIARRACVDAMRRRSRRTRLAGRLVDGPTAEPPDPASAHALRTLVATLESSRREAFVLTQLLGFSYDDAAAACAVPVGTIRSRVARARADLIAQLRDAAAS; this is translated from the coding sequence GTGGACGAGCTGACGGTTCTGCTCCTCGCCGCCCGCGACGGCGACCGCGCTGCCTTGCGATCCTTCGTGGAGACGAGCCAGCCCGCGGTCTGGCGGTTCGTCGCTCATCAGGTCGGCGTCGACGAGGCCGACGACGTCACCCAGGACGTCTACGTCCGGGCCTGGCGGGCGCTCCCCGCGTTCCGCCGCGACGCGTCGGCGCGCACCTGGCTGCTCGCCATCGCCAGACGCGCGTGCGTGGACGCGATGCGGCGGAGGAGCCGGCGAACCCGCCTCGCCGGCCGGCTCGTCGACGGCCCGACCGCCGAGCCACCCGACCCGGCGTCAGCCCACGCGCTGCGCACCCTGGTCGCAACGCTCGAGAGCAGCCGCCGGGAGGCGTTCGTGCTCACGCAGCTGCTCGGCTTCTCCTACGACGACGCCGCCGCGGCCTGCGCGGTGCCCGTGGGCACGATCCGGTCCCGGGTGGCCCGAGCCCGAGCCGACCTGATCGCACAGCTGCGCGACGCCGCGGCGAGCTGA
- a CDS encoding Fur family transcriptional regulator yields the protein MTDDLREMVSSRLRRVHQRLTPNREAIVEVLVASPRPVTIPEVLDTWPGLAQSSVYRNLVILEQAGVVHRIVTNDEFARFELAEDLVGHHHHLICSSCGMIEDVPANARLEQSMRRAVEQVNAATGFRTQTHRIDLVGLCRRCA from the coding sequence GTGACCGACGACCTTCGCGAGATGGTGAGCTCGCGACTTCGGCGGGTGCACCAGCGCCTCACACCGAACCGCGAGGCGATCGTGGAGGTGCTCGTCGCGTCGCCACGACCCGTCACGATTCCCGAAGTGCTCGACACCTGGCCGGGGCTGGCGCAGAGCAGCGTGTACCGAAACCTCGTGATCCTCGAGCAGGCCGGGGTGGTCCATCGCATCGTGACCAACGACGAGTTCGCTCGGTTCGAGCTCGCTGAGGACCTGGTCGGACACCACCATCACCTCATCTGCTCGTCGTGCGGCATGATCGAGGACGTCCCGGCGAACGCTCGACTCGAGCAGTCGATGCGCCGCGCCGTCGAGCAGGTCAACGCGGCCACCGGGTTCCGGACCCAGACCCATCGCATCGACCTCGTCGGGCTCTGTCGCCGCTGCGCGTGA
- a CDS encoding transglutaminase-like domain-containing protein, with protein sequence MNPTESFTRVVRRPETEIALDEAALLIAAHDHDLDLEGELSRLDRLADAAGDDVEPLARFLFVEQGFVGNELDYGDPHNSYLDSVLRRRVGLPITLSVLLLEIGRRRGVALHGVGMPGHFLVGTDDGRFVDPFHGGALLDEAGCRAQYERLRPGAPWHPSYLEPVGRRAILVRILANLVHTLVERSPADAAWALRLRLAVPGVAPGERRDAAALLGTLGRFREAASALDELADELDDASATRAREDAARLRARAN encoded by the coding sequence ATGAACCCGACGGAGTCGTTCACGCGTGTTGTGCGGCGACCGGAGACGGAGATCGCGCTCGACGAGGCGGCTCTGCTCATCGCGGCGCATGACCACGACCTCGACCTCGAAGGCGAGCTCTCGCGGCTGGACCGACTGGCGGACGCCGCAGGTGACGACGTCGAGCCGCTGGCTCGGTTCCTGTTCGTCGAGCAGGGCTTCGTCGGCAACGAGCTCGACTACGGCGACCCGCACAACTCGTACCTCGACTCGGTGCTCCGGCGACGGGTCGGCCTGCCGATCACCCTCAGCGTGCTGCTGCTCGAGATCGGTCGGCGTCGGGGCGTCGCGCTGCACGGGGTCGGCATGCCGGGCCACTTCCTCGTCGGCACCGACGACGGGCGCTTCGTCGATCCGTTTCACGGAGGCGCGCTCCTCGACGAGGCGGGATGCCGAGCGCAGTACGAGCGCCTGCGCCCGGGCGCGCCGTGGCATCCCTCGTACCTCGAGCCGGTCGGCCGCCGGGCGATCCTCGTCCGAATCCTGGCCAACCTCGTTCACACCCTCGTCGAGCGGTCGCCGGCAGACGCCGCGTGGGCCTTGCGCCTCCGGCTGGCCGTGCCCGGGGTGGCGCCCGGCGAACGACGGGACGCGGCGGCGTTGCTCGGCACCCTCGGTCGCTTCCGGGAGGCGGCCTCCGCGCTCGACGAGCTCGCCGACGAGCTCGACGACGCGAGCGCGACAAGGGCCCGAGAGGACGCGGCCCGGCTGCGGGCCCGAGCCAACTGA
- a CDS encoding LON peptidase substrate-binding domain-containing protein: MSPELPMFPLGTVLFPHAVLPLHVFEARYRTMTERCLADDATFGVVLIERGSEVGGNDLRFDVGTVARIVQAHRLDDGRWVLMTAGEHRLRVQRWLPDDPYPRAEVTPLPDRAAGGAAPDLPAVARDLQRVLALRAELGEPVPTVEVALPADPVRASFEACALAGLGPLDAQRLLELDDATTRLAELRSLLLEQVAALEFRLSR; encoded by the coding sequence ATGAGCCCGGAGCTCCCGATGTTCCCGCTCGGGACCGTGCTCTTCCCGCACGCCGTGCTGCCCCTGCACGTCTTCGAGGCGCGCTACCGAACGATGACCGAGCGCTGCCTCGCCGACGACGCCACCTTCGGTGTGGTGCTGATCGAACGGGGCAGCGAGGTCGGCGGCAACGACCTCCGGTTCGACGTCGGGACCGTCGCCCGAATCGTGCAGGCGCACCGTCTCGACGACGGCCGCTGGGTGCTGATGACCGCCGGCGAGCACCGGCTGCGGGTGCAGCGGTGGCTCCCCGACGACCCCTATCCGCGCGCCGAGGTGACACCGCTGCCCGATCGGGCCGCTGGCGGAGCGGCGCCCGACCTTCCGGCCGTCGCCCGCGACCTCCAGCGCGTGCTCGCACTGCGCGCCGAGCTGGGCGAGCCGGTGCCGACCGTCGAGGTCGCGCTCCCCGCCGATCCCGTGCGCGCGTCGTTCGAGGCCTGCGCCCTGGCCGGACTCGGCCCGCTCGACGCGCAGCGCCTCCTCGAGCTCGACGACGCCACCACCAGGCTCGCTGAGCTCCGGTCCCTGCTCCTCGAGCAAGTCGCCGCCCTCGAGTTCCGGCTCAGCCGCTGA
- a CDS encoding MoaD/ThiS family protein: MSEPRGVVRVRFFAAAREAAGTAELVVDPQPLGALLDALRHDLGRGFSGVLDTARVWVNGDDPSRGDDTPLTPGDEVAVLPPVSGGSVCARARR, encoded by the coding sequence GTGAGCGAGCCCCGCGGTGTCGTTCGGGTCCGGTTCTTCGCCGCTGCCCGCGAAGCCGCCGGCACCGCCGAGCTCGTGGTGGACCCGCAGCCACTGGGCGCCCTGCTCGACGCGCTTCGACACGACCTCGGCCGCGGCTTCTCGGGCGTGCTCGACACCGCACGCGTCTGGGTGAACGGCGATGACCCGAGCCGCGGCGACGACACGCCGCTGACCCCCGGCGACGAGGTCGCCGTCCTCCCTCCGGTGAGCGGCGGGTCCGTGTGCGCGAGGGCGCGCCGCTAG
- a CDS encoding superoxide dismutase — translation MVFYTLPELPYDYKALEPHLAGRILELHHDKHHKAYVDGANKVLERLQEARATGDFGSINQLEKNLAFHLSGHILHSLFWKNMSPDGGGKPTGELAAAIDEHLGSFDQFRAQFSEAANNVQGSGWAALSWEPVGKRLIIEQVYDHQGNVGQGGPPLLVLDMWEHAFYLQYENRKGEWVDAFWHLVDWFDVSTRFGKARTIDLALGD, via the coding sequence ATGGTCTTCTACACCCTGCCTGAACTCCCGTACGACTACAAGGCGCTCGAGCCGCACCTGGCGGGACGCATCTTGGAGCTGCACCACGACAAGCATCACAAGGCCTACGTCGACGGGGCGAACAAGGTGCTGGAACGGCTTCAGGAGGCGCGCGCGACCGGCGACTTCGGATCGATCAACCAGCTCGAGAAGAACCTGGCCTTCCACCTGTCCGGACACATCCTGCACTCGCTGTTCTGGAAGAACATGAGCCCCGACGGCGGGGGCAAGCCCACCGGAGAGCTCGCCGCCGCCATCGACGAGCACCTGGGGTCCTTCGACCAGTTCCGGGCCCAGTTCTCCGAGGCCGCGAACAACGTGCAGGGTTCGGGGTGGGCGGCGCTGTCATGGGAGCCGGTCGGGAAGCGCCTGATCATCGAGCAGGTCTACGACCACCAGGGCAACGTGGGCCAGGGTGGCCCGCCCCTGCTCGTCCTCGACATGTGGGAGCACGCCTTCTACCTCCAGTACGAGAACCGCAAGGGCGAGTGGGTCGACGCGTTCTGGCACCTCGTCGACTGGTTCGACGTGTCGACGCGCTTTGGCAAGGCGCGGACGATCGACTTGGCACTCGGCGACTAG
- a CDS encoding aerial mycelium formation protein yields MSEPHRRRLDVMLDEDYLDGLDARPLDEVRAMHEECLEVETEVSYVRRLAQARIDIVSAELDRRSAGRSVGDLVAMLPQILADEAPRSDPAHSRLPRHLAPSMSIPWRRGLEELITDSTLVNLPTISDDELRDTLEQLGILEREMSGRRRALHGVIDRIEADLAARHRLDHV; encoded by the coding sequence GTGAGTGAGCCGCATCGACGCCGCCTCGACGTCATGCTCGACGAGGATTACCTCGACGGCCTCGACGCCAGACCGCTTGACGAGGTGCGGGCCATGCACGAGGAGTGCCTCGAGGTCGAGACCGAGGTCTCGTACGTGCGTCGCCTGGCTCAGGCGCGCATCGACATCGTGTCGGCCGAGCTGGATCGTCGATCGGCGGGCCGGTCGGTCGGAGACCTCGTCGCGATGCTGCCCCAGATCCTGGCCGACGAGGCGCCGCGATCCGACCCGGCGCACAGCCGGCTGCCGCGGCATCTGGCCCCGTCGATGTCGATCCCGTGGCGGCGCGGCCTCGAGGAGCTCATCACCGACTCGACGCTGGTGAACCTCCCGACGATCAGCGACGACGAACTGCGGGACACTCTCGAGCAGCTCGGCATTCTGGAGCGAGAGATGTCAGGGCGTCGACGAGCCCTGCACGGTGTCATCGACCGTATCGAGGCTGACCTCGCGGCGCGACACCGGCTCGACCACGTGTGA
- a CDS encoding helix-turn-helix transcriptional regulator — MADAIEQRLRELGTFIRDRRRDARLSLRRLSELAGVSNPYLSQIERGLRKPSADVLQQVARALEVSAETLYVRAGILDPRDGEPNLEHEILRDSSLTERQKQALLEVYRSFQGDPERRPASDAEPGDRGS, encoded by the coding sequence GTGGCCGACGCGATTGAGCAACGCCTGCGCGAGCTCGGCACCTTCATCCGCGACCGGCGGCGCGACGCCCGGCTGTCCTTGCGGCGGCTGAGCGAGCTCGCCGGCGTCTCGAACCCGTACCTCAGCCAGATCGAGCGCGGCCTGCGCAAGCCCAGTGCGGACGTCCTCCAGCAGGTCGCCCGCGCGCTCGAGGTCTCCGCCGAGACGCTGTACGTGCGGGCCGGGATCCTCGACCCTCGTGACGGCGAGCCGAATCTCGAACATGAGATCCTGCGCGACTCGTCGCTCACCGAACGCCAGAAGCAAGCCCTGCTCGAGGTCTACCGATCGTTCCAGGGCGACCCCGAGCGTCGGCCGGCGTCCGACGCCGAGCCCGGGGACCGGGGGTCGTGA
- a CDS encoding glycosyltransferase, translated as MSVPRVAMLSVHTSPLAQPGAGDGGGMNVYVRSLGEALVRAGVGCDILTRAEHPAQRPIVELEPGLRVVHLDAGPRAPVPKHALPELLDALVDAARDHLQCGRSCYEALHANYWISGAVGHRLKHELDLPLAATFHTLARAKADAGIVDDPAERAAVEAEVLRCADAVLVATADEGAGLCAEADVEPERVEVVAPGVDHALFSPGEPSVARRRLGLRTDRPMLLFVGRIQPLKGVDVAVRTLAAIGDATTELVVVGGPSGTNGPSEVARLHALADELGVARRIRWVRPVPHQRLADWYRAADVCLVPSRTESFGLVALEAAACGTPVVAADVGGLRTLVDDGRTGFLVGGREPDQYAAPVQRLLDDDGLAAEMGTSAAARAARYTWSIAAARLRRLYSDLAARALVRCS; from the coding sequence ATGAGCGTCCCCCGCGTCGCGATGCTGAGCGTGCACACGTCGCCCCTGGCCCAGCCCGGCGCGGGTGACGGCGGCGGCATGAACGTCTACGTGCGCTCGCTCGGTGAGGCTCTGGTCCGGGCTGGCGTCGGCTGCGACATCCTCACCCGCGCCGAGCACCCCGCCCAGCGTCCGATCGTCGAGCTCGAGCCGGGACTGCGCGTCGTGCACCTGGACGCCGGGCCCCGAGCCCCGGTGCCCAAGCACGCGCTGCCGGAGCTCCTCGACGCCCTCGTGGACGCCGCGCGCGACCACCTGCAGTGTGGACGGTCGTGCTACGAGGCCTTGCACGCCAACTACTGGATCTCGGGCGCAGTCGGGCATCGGCTCAAGCACGAGCTCGACCTGCCGCTCGCGGCCACGTTCCACACCCTCGCCCGCGCCAAGGCGGACGCCGGGATCGTGGACGACCCGGCCGAGCGCGCCGCGGTGGAGGCGGAGGTACTGCGATGCGCGGACGCGGTGCTCGTGGCGACCGCGGACGAGGGCGCCGGTCTGTGCGCGGAGGCCGACGTCGAGCCGGAGCGGGTCGAGGTCGTTGCCCCCGGCGTCGACCACGCGCTCTTCTCGCCCGGCGAGCCGAGCGTGGCCCGCCGTCGCCTGGGCCTGCGGACGGACCGTCCGATGCTGCTCTTCGTCGGCCGCATCCAGCCGCTGAAGGGGGTCGACGTCGCCGTCCGCACCCTGGCCGCGATCGGCGACGCCACGACGGAGCTGGTCGTCGTGGGTGGCCCTAGCGGCACCAACGGTCCCAGCGAGGTGGCGCGCCTGCACGCGCTGGCCGACGAGCTCGGCGTCGCCCGCCGCATCCGGTGGGTCCGTCCGGTTCCGCACCAGCGGCTGGCCGACTGGTACCGGGCCGCCGACGTGTGCCTGGTGCCCTCGCGGACCGAATCGTTCGGCCTGGTCGCGCTCGAGGCCGCCGCGTGCGGAACGCCGGTCGTCGCGGCCGACGTCGGCGGCCTGCGCACCCTCGTCGACGACGGTCGCACCGGCTTCCTGGTCGGCGGACGGGAGCCGGACCAGTACGCCGCTCCGGTCCAGCGGCTCCTCGACGATGACGGCCTGGCGGCCGAGATGGGCACGAGCGCGGCGGCGCGCGCCGCCCGCTACACGTGGAGCATCGCGGCGGCGCGGCTGCGGCGCCTCTACTCGGACCTCGCCGCCCGCGCCCTCGTCCGCTGCTCGTGA
- a CDS encoding YbjN domain-containing protein has protein sequence MTEVAALEARERAAHELVADHLEGEVAGQPFVQTVEYDPEIPRWYVRFGCEGRDATTIYFDLRQRTLRYEVYFLPDPPRNQLDLYRFLLQRNHRLYGARFSIGPDGDLYLTGRIALEHLDRAELDRVIGVLYEIVETWFQPAVRLAFRA, from the coding sequence GTGACGGAGGTCGCGGCCCTCGAGGCTCGCGAGCGGGCCGCCCACGAGCTCGTGGCCGATCACCTCGAGGGCGAGGTCGCGGGCCAGCCGTTCGTGCAGACCGTCGAGTACGACCCGGAGATCCCGCGCTGGTACGTCCGCTTCGGCTGCGAGGGCCGCGACGCCACGACGATCTACTTCGACCTGCGCCAGCGGACGCTGCGCTACGAGGTGTACTTCCTGCCCGACCCGCCGCGGAACCAGCTCGACCTCTACCGGTTCCTGTTGCAGCGCAACCACCGGCTCTACGGCGCGCGCTTCTCGATCGGCCCCGATGGAGACCTCTACCTCACCGGCCGGATCGCGCTCGAGCACCTCGACCGGGCCGAGCTCGACCGGGTGATCGGTGTGCTCTACGAGATCGTCGAGACGTGGTTTCAGCCCGCGGTGCGTCTCGCGTTCCGCGCCTGA